Proteins encoded within one genomic window of bacterium:
- a CDS encoding 2-amino-3,7-dideoxy-D-threo-hept-6-ulosonate synthase, translated as MSRLGKSIRLERIINRNTGRTVIVPMDHGVTVGPIKGIVNMRDMVNDIAEGGANAVLGHVGLPKHGHRRHGKDIGLILHLSGSTLWSPDPNAKVLVNTVENALKMGADGVSVHINIGAENEAEMLRDLGMVSVACMNWGMPLLAMMYIRGKKFKSESEVEGVKHAARIAAELGADIVKVTYTGSKETFSEVVEGCPIPVVIAGGEKASNDSEVLENVKNSLEAGGAGVSIGRNAFQHKHPKKMVEAICKIVHEDVSVEEALKILN; from the coding sequence ATGTCCAGATTAGGAAAGAGTATACGTTTGGAGAGGATAATTAATAGAAATACTGGAAGAACTGTTATTGTGCCAATGGACCATGGTGTAACTGTAGGGCCGATCAAGGGAATTGTGAATATGCGGGATATGGTAAATGACATTGCTGAAGGCGGTGCAAATGCAGTTTTAGGACATGTTGGTCTTCCCAAGCATGGTCACAGAAGACATGGTAAAGACATAGGATTAATTTTGCATCTTTCTGGTAGTACTCTCTGGAGTCCTGACCCAAATGCAAAGGTATTGGTAAACACAGTTGAAAATGCTCTGAAAATGGGCGCTGATGGAGTATCTGTTCATATAAATATTGGTGCTGAGAACGAGGCAGAGATGCTAAGGGATCTTGGCATGGTCAGTGTTGCATGTATGAACTGGGGAATGCCTCTTCTTGCAATGATGTATATACGTGGGAAGAAGTTCAAGAGTGAATCAGAGGTTGAAGGAGTTAAACATGCAGCAAGGATTGCAGCAGAATTAGGCGCAGATATTGTTAAGGTTACATACACAGGATCAAAGGAGACTTTTTCCGAGGTTGTTGAAGGATGTCCAATACCAGTAGTTATTGCCGGAGGAGAAAAGGCGTCTAATGACAGCGAAGTGCTTGAAAATGTTAAAAACTCGCTGGAAGCAGGCGGGGCAGGGGTTTCTATTGGAAGAAATGCATTTCAGCATAAGCATCCTAAAAAGATGGTTGAGGCAATATGCAAGATTGTGCATGAAGATGTCTCTGTAGAGGAAGCGTTAAAAATTTTAAATTAA
- the miaA gene encoding tRNA (adenosine(37)-N6)-dimethylallyltransferase MiaA translates to MNSSVIVLVGPTGIGKSKIAVSLSAFFPSEIVSADSMQVYKYMNIGTAKPSREERRAVPHHMIDIIYPDQYFSAGEYAKMARDKINRIINSGKTPILVGGSGLYIRAVIDGLFSEPMVKETIKKRVRAQLANKGSRYMYGKLKKVDPIAAARIHPNDWRRIIRALEVFLSTGETISSLQSKTKAESIDCQYRIIGLKAERKNLYRRIESRVDFMFKKGLTREVRRLIKKGYDEDLLPMQSLGYREVLGYINGHYGLDEAKALLKKNTRHFAKRQMTWFKKDSRTKWIEISSTDREIDLICHNILRLAGLREI, encoded by the coding sequence ATGAATTCCTCCGTTATAGTCCTTGTAGGCCCTACAGGTATAGGCAAAAGTAAAATTGCTGTAAGCCTTTCTGCATTCTTCCCTTCAGAAATTGTATCAGCAGATTCCATGCAAGTATATAAATACATGAATATTGGAACAGCAAAACCGTCAAGAGAAGAGAGAAGAGCAGTTCCTCATCACATGATAGATATTATTTATCCTGATCAATATTTCAGTGCAGGGGAATATGCGAAAATGGCAAGAGACAAAATAAATAGAATTATTAACTCAGGCAAAACTCCGATACTTGTCGGGGGTTCAGGTTTATATATAAGAGCGGTAATTGACGGTCTTTTCTCTGAACCTATGGTCAAAGAGACTATTAAAAAAAGAGTAAGAGCTCAGCTGGCTAATAAGGGTTCTCGTTATATGTATGGAAAGCTTAAAAAAGTTGATCCTATAGCTGCAGCAAGGATTCATCCAAATGATTGGAGAAGAATAATCAGAGCTCTGGAAGTTTTTTTATCAACAGGAGAGACTATTTCAAGTCTTCAGAGTAAAACTAAAGCCGAGTCCATAGATTGTCAATATCGCATAATAGGGCTTAAGGCAGAACGCAAAAATCTTTATAGGAGAATTGAGAGCAGAGTGGATTTTATGTTCAAAAAAGGGCTTACGAGAGAGGTTAGACGGCTCATAAAAAAAGGATATGACGAAGACCTTTTGCCTATGCAGAGTTTAGGATATAGGGAAGTTTTGGGATACATAAATGGACATTATGGTCTTGATGAAGCAAAAGCACTCCTCAAGAAAAATACCCGTCATTTTGCAAAAAGACAGATGACTTGGTTCAAGAAGGATTCAAGGACTAAGTGGATAGAAATAAGCAGTACAGATAGAGAAATTGACTTGATTTGTCATAACATTCTCAGATTAGCAGGATTGCGAGAAATTTGA
- a CDS encoding helix-turn-helix domain-containing protein, which yields MIEDRYLTRKQVQRMLKFSREEMLKLITEQKLKAYRLDNCIVFKYEDVDKFMLAIEQEGNSETKSKNR from the coding sequence ATGATCGAAGATAGGTATCTAACAAGAAAACAAGTTCAGCGAATGTTAAAGTTTAGTAGAGAAGAGATGCTGAAACTTATTACTGAGCAAAAGCTGAAAGCCTATCGCCTAGACAATTGCATTGTGTTTAAATATGAGGATGTAGATAAATTTATGCTTGCAATTGAGCAAGAAGGAAACTCTGAGACAAAGTCAAAGAATAGATGA
- a CDS encoding serine/threonine-protein kinase, with product MIGTYISEYKISKRLSSTSLTDVYLGIRDKRKVAIKVLRIKPDTEKKHINRFFYEAEIMQKLNHKNIPEVYNSNREDDICYIVLEYFDGHNLRELISRHHTLLKNYIDIILNVCETLEYIHKRGIIHQDIKSRNMILTRDMDVKIIDFGLAYEKNKSNVRIRERAGTPHYMSPEQIKGYRGDERSDIYSLGVVMYELITGRRPFEGNSFDEIVTQQVNMLVKSPRFHNQEMSKDLENIILRTLNVDPAKRYQSVEELVLDIKKGM from the coding sequence ATGATTGGCACGTACATATCAGAATACAAAATAAGCAAACGTCTTTCTTCTACTAGTCTTACTGATGTTTATTTGGGGATTAGAGACAAGAGAAAGGTAGCCATCAAGGTGCTGCGAATAAAACCGGATACTGAAAAGAAGCATATCAATAGATTTTTTTATGAAGCCGAGATAATGCAGAAATTAAATCATAAAAATATTCCTGAGGTGTATAATTCTAACAGAGAAGATGATATTTGTTATATTGTATTAGAATATTTTGATGGACACAATCTCAGGGAGCTGATAAGTAGGCATCATACTCTGTTAAAAAACTATATTGATATAATTTTGAATGTATGCGAGACACTTGAATATATTCACAAAAGGGGCATTATCCATCAGGACATAAAAAGCAGAAATATGATTTTGACAAGAGACATGGATGTAAAAATAATAGATTTTGGTTTAGCTTATGAAAAGAATAAATCTAATGTAAGGATTAGAGAACGGGCTGGTACTCCACATTATATGTCGCCTGAACAAATAAAAGGCTATAGAGGAGATGAAAGATCTGATATTTACTCTCTTGGTGTTGTTATGTATGAACTTATAACAGGCAGGAGACCATTTGAAGGAAATTCATTCGATGAAATTGTTACTCAGCAAGTGAATATGCTTGTTAAATCCCCTCGATTTCATAATCAAGAGATGTCTAAGGATCTTGAGAATATTATTCTAAGAACTCTTAATGTTGATCCTGCAAAAAGGTACCAGAGCGTAGAAGAATTGGTTTTAGATATAAAAAAGGGCATGTAG
- the rfaE2 gene encoding D-glycero-beta-D-manno-heptose 1-phosphate adenylyltransferase has protein sequence MKVYSLNNLPNLVKELKKDNKKIVFANGCFDILHVGHTRYLEQAKSLGDILIVGINDDESESQLKGHGRPIMQEEDRIEIVAALECVNYVVLFSDLTVENLLKIIKPAIHAKGTDYTAETVPERDIVLSYGGQIAITGDKKNHSTTDIIKKIQQQL, from the coding sequence ATGAAGGTTTATAGTCTAAATAACCTTCCTAATCTGGTAAAAGAACTTAAAAAAGATAACAAAAAAATAGTTTTTGCAAACGGCTGTTTTGATATTCTGCATGTAGGGCATACCAGATATCTTGAGCAAGCAAAGTCTTTGGGCGATATATTAATTGTAGGGATCAATGATGATGAATCTGAATCACAATTGAAAGGGCATGGCAGACCAATTATGCAGGAGGAAGATAGAATAGAGATTGTAGCAGCTTTAGAATGCGTGAATTATGTAGTGCTTTTTTCAGACCTTACTGTAGAAAATTTGTTAAAGATTATAAAACCAGCAATACATGCAAAAGGAACAGATTATACAGCTGAGACTGTTCCAGAACGAGATATTGTTCTTTCCTATGGTGGACAGATTGCAATAACTGGAGATAAGAAAAACCATTCAACAACCGATATAATAAAAAAAATACAACAACAGTTATAA
- a CDS encoding bifunctional ADP-heptose synthase, with translation MSDLAGITKEFSGKRVLSIGDMICDEYVYGEVSRISREAPVLILKFDSNMFKVGGAANAISNLKALGARVYPVGVIGNDNAGKEVVSFLGKMRVDTDGIIIDKSCSTITKTRIMAGSYHTAKQQVIRIDKEKNFRISSISETKMLTYLDEVLDTMDAVLISDYGYKTISKAVYSAISKYAKEKKLVLVVDSRYGLLNYKYATAVTPNETEVEDVFHCSINGEKSLCSIAERLKSEIECENTIITRGSKGMMVLDKHSKSTFIPIHGSTDVVDVTGAGDTVSAVVTLALSAGASAIEAARLANYAGSIVVMKTGAATATQKELIDVVKYAKKS, from the coding sequence ATGAGTGATTTAGCAGGTATTACTAAAGAGTTCAGCGGTAAAAGAGTGCTTAGCATTGGGGATATGATATGTGACGAATATGTATATGGGGAGGTCTCTCGCATATCAAGGGAAGCACCTGTATTGATTTTAAAGTTTGATTCAAACATGTTCAAGGTGGGAGGAGCAGCAAATGCGATATCAAACCTAAAAGCGTTAGGTGCAAGAGTATATCCCGTTGGTGTGATAGGGAATGATAATGCTGGGAAAGAGGTTGTTTCCTTTCTCGGGAAAATGAGGGTGGACACAGACGGAATTATTATTGATAAATCCTGTTCAACAATTACAAAAACACGGATTATGGCAGGTAGTTACCATACAGCAAAGCAGCAGGTCATACGAATAGATAAAGAAAAGAATTTTCGCATAAGTTCAATTAGCGAAACAAAAATGCTTACTTATCTTGACGAAGTGCTAGATACTATGGATGCTGTACTTATTTCAGATTATGGATACAAGACTATCTCAAAAGCGGTGTATTCTGCAATATCTAAGTATGCAAAGGAGAAGAAACTTGTTCTGGTTGTTGATTCCAGGTATGGATTACTCAACTATAAGTATGCAACAGCAGTAACACCGAATGAGACAGAGGTTGAAGATGTTTTTCATTGCAGCATTAATGGAGAAAAATCCCTGTGCAGCATAGCAGAGAGGCTTAAATCCGAGATAGAGTGCGAGAATACAATCATAACGCGCGGCAGTAAAGGCATGATGGTATTAGACAAACACAGTAAAAGTACATTTATACCAATACACGGAAGTACAGACGTGGTTGATGTTACTGGTGCAGGGGATACGGTTTCTGCCGTAGTAACTCTGGCTCTTTCAGCAGGAGCAAGCGCAATTGAGGCTGCAAGACTGGCAAACTATGCGGGCAGTATTGTTGTTATGAAAACAGGTGCAGCTACAGCCACACAAAAAGAGTTGATTGATGTTGTAAAATACGCAAAAAAATCATGA
- the gmhB gene encoding D-glycero-beta-D-manno-heptose 1,7-bisphosphate 7-phosphatase has protein sequence MTDNIYPHRAVFLDRDGTINTEVDYLKSVKDLRLIRDAAKAIRFLNQNKIKVIIVTNQSGIGRGLFSIDDLDNVHNELKRRLRRNGAYIDAIYYCPHHPDEECSCRKPKKGMFKLAAKDFDLKLNKCYIIGDKLTDIKVAHNISAMGILVRTGYGKLEQNKLRKAGIVPAHIAENLYDAVKWIIRNINREKNE, from the coding sequence GTGACTGACAATATATATCCACATAGAGCAGTTTTTTTAGATAGAGATGGGACAATTAATACAGAGGTTGATTATTTAAAGAGTGTGAAGGATTTAAGACTCATCAGAGATGCTGCAAAGGCTATCAGATTTTTAAATCAGAATAAGATTAAAGTTATTATTGTTACCAACCAGTCAGGCATTGGCCGAGGTCTATTCTCTATAGACGATTTAGATAATGTGCATAATGAATTAAAGAGAAGATTGCGTAGGAATGGTGCTTATATAGACGCAATATACTATTGCCCACACCATCCTGATGAGGAATGCTCTTGTAGAAAACCTAAAAAGGGGATGTTCAAACTGGCTGCAAAGGATTTTGATTTAAAACTCAATAAATGTTATATTATAGGAGATAAATTAACAGATATTAAAGTTGCCCATAATATATCTGCAATGGGAATACTGGTTAGAACAGGTTATGGAAAACTAGAGCAAAATAAGCTAAGGAAGGCGGGTATTGTGCCTGCCCATATTGCAGAAAATTTATATGATGCTGTAAAATGGATAATAAGAAATATAAACAGAGAAAAAAATGAGTGA
- a CDS encoding acylphosphatase: protein MIRLHANFSGTVQGVGFRFTARRIAEQYEVTGFVKNLPNGRVEVVAEGDREVVESFIDSICSSLRDYIRNVEKHWEPATEEYKEFEIRF from the coding sequence GTGATACGCTTGCATGCAAATTTTTCAGGGACAGTTCAGGGAGTAGGATTTAGATTTACTGCAAGAAGAATTGCCGAGCAGTATGAAGTTACAGGTTTTGTCAAAAATCTTCCAAACGGGCGGGTAGAAGTAGTGGCAGAAGGCGATAGAGAAGTCGTTGAAAGCTTCATAGACTCTATATGCAGCAGTCTTCGTGATTATATAAGGAATGTTGAAAAGCATTGGGAGCCTGCAACAGAAGAATATAAAGAATTTGAAATTAGATTTTAG
- a CDS encoding RtcB family protein yields the protein MEWVNSNYRLPIKSWCRDVEEEAMVQAVNLSEHPRTFHHVALMPDCHVGYGMPIGGVIACRDAVIPNAVGVDIGCGMCAVKTTYNTSEVSERAVKDIIYKLRSIIPVGFLHHKKGQSWPGFDKAPDIPVIQRELESAKKQLGTLGGGNHFIEIQSGSDGFIWLMLHSGSRNFGYKIAKEYNAVAQRICNREHFNGQKDLSFLSMGTKDSEEYTEAMKYALAFAQENRRLMMAHFKSAAREVLHCEFDREINIHHNFAALETHFGRSVWIHRKGATQAKKGRMGIIPGSMGTTSYIVRGLGNPESFMSCSHGAGRCMSRTKFNKICSVEECNKAMHGIVYAQWSKDRRGNIDLSEAPQAYKDIDAVIESQSDLVEVIIKLRPLGVIKG from the coding sequence ATGGAATGGGTAAATTCTAATTACAGGCTTCCAATCAAATCATGGTGTAGGGATGTGGAGGAGGAAGCAATGGTTCAAGCAGTGAATCTTTCAGAACATCCCAGAACTTTTCATCATGTTGCCTTAATGCCGGACTGCCATGTTGGATACGGCATGCCTATTGGAGGGGTAATCGCCTGCAGGGATGCTGTTATCCCAAATGCTGTTGGAGTTGATATCGGCTGTGGTATGTGTGCCGTTAAGACTACATATAATACTTCTGAAGTTTCAGAGCGAGCAGTAAAAGACATTATTTATAAGCTGAGAAGTATAATACCTGTTGGTTTTTTACATCACAAAAAAGGGCAAAGCTGGCCGGGTTTTGATAAGGCTCCTGATATTCCTGTTATTCAAAGGGAATTAGAATCCGCAAAAAAACAGCTTGGTACTCTTGGTGGAGGTAATCACTTTATAGAAATTCAATCTGGTTCTGATGGATTTATTTGGCTGATGCTTCATTCTGGCAGTAGAAATTTTGGTTACAAGATAGCAAAAGAGTACAATGCAGTTGCTCAGAGGATTTGCAATAGAGAACACTTCAATGGGCAGAAGGATCTTTCATTTCTGTCTATGGGCACAAAGGATTCGGAAGAATACACTGAGGCTATGAAATACGCCCTTGCATTTGCACAGGAAAACCGAAGATTAATGATGGCACATTTTAAATCAGCAGCCAGGGAGGTTCTTCATTGCGAGTTTGACAGAGAAATAAATATCCATCATAATTTTGCGGCTCTGGAAACTCATTTTGGAAGAAGTGTGTGGATTCACAGAAAAGGCGCAACTCAGGCGAAAAAAGGACGGATGGGAATCATTCCGGGCTCTATGGGAACAACGTCGTACATTGTAAGAGGATTGGGTAACCCTGAAAGTTTTATGTCATGTTCGCATGGAGCAGGTCGGTGTATGAGCAGGACAAAGTTTAATAAAATCTGCTCTGTTGAAGAATGCAATAAGGCTATGCATGGTATTGTTTACGCTCAGTGGAGCAAAGACAGAAGGGGCAATATTGATTTGAGCGAAGCACCGCAGGCATATAAGGATATTGATGCAGTTATTGAAAGTCAGAGTGATTTGGTTGAGGTTATTATTAAGCTCAGACCATTGGGAGTAATAAAGGGGTGA
- the glyS gene encoding glycine--tRNA ligase subunit beta has protein sequence MKNLLFEIGVEELPASYVNSARGDIARIASEMFEETGLKFSPKIHSLGTPRRLVLFIKALSEKQEDKEITVLGPPYDKTFDNDNKPTSAAIGFAKKFGLSVSELKVEETKSGKYVFAEKIEKGRPTAELLKDLIPQLIESIPFPKTMRWDNSGVKFARPIRWLMCLYGDEVIPVKFGKLEAGNITYGHRFLAPDVIKINSADIDEYKKSLKDAFVIVDQYERKGKIKEDLEKILKKDNPTLVVFDEALLDTVTDLVEYPNVLKGTFPEEFLKVPDIVLEAAMKSHQKYFPVIKGKQLELTNKFVFVSNMKGNEEQIIEGNERVLNARLADAKFFWDEDKKTSLEERAKQIMEARNAHQFGTLPKRIRAIERLAKVVNKNVGVDSKILKKVCELCKADLGTHMVEEFPELQGEIGGEYAREGNVPEEVSSGIACHYYPRFAEDKLPNTKAGSVVSISDKMNAIVSHVIENENAITGSGDKFALRRQAIGILRIILEREYDIDLENIIGECIKLYKISEDEHERVFRMVVDFFKQRLKNILISWHFHRYDFVDAVLNTHGFKPAEQDKILYALSKPSKNDFESITTSFKRISNILKQARERGIKFIYFNKKKLVEPEEKTLAKKFLDISKSVNKLMKGKEYIKAFSQIISLKKPLDDFFDKVMVMNENHALRNNRLAFLQEIENMFLQLANFSYVVTEKNR, from the coding sequence ATGAAGAATTTATTGTTTGAAATAGGAGTGGAGGAATTACCTGCTTCGTACGTTAATTCAGCAAGAGGTGATATCGCCAGAATTGCCTCTGAAATGTTTGAGGAAACAGGATTAAAATTTTCTCCTAAAATTCATTCTCTTGGCACTCCCAGAAGACTTGTTCTTTTTATTAAAGCTCTAAGTGAGAAACAGGAGGATAAGGAGATAACGGTTCTGGGTCCGCCGTATGATAAGACATTTGATAACGATAATAAACCGACGTCAGCCGCAATTGGTTTTGCCAAGAAGTTCGGGCTGAGTGTCAGTGAGCTAAAAGTTGAAGAAACTAAATCAGGAAAATATGTTTTTGCAGAAAAGATTGAGAAGGGAAGACCAACTGCAGAACTTCTCAAAGATTTAATACCGCAGCTGATAGAGTCAATCCCTTTCCCAAAAACTATGAGATGGGATAATTCTGGTGTCAAATTTGCGAGACCGATAAGATGGTTAATGTGTTTATATGGGGATGAAGTGATTCCTGTTAAATTCGGAAAACTTGAGGCAGGCAATATAACTTATGGACATCGTTTTCTTGCCCCAGACGTAATAAAAATCAACAGCGCAGATATTGATGAATATAAAAAAAGTTTGAAGGATGCTTTTGTTATTGTTGATCAATATGAAAGAAAGGGTAAAATAAAAGAGGATTTGGAAAAAATCTTAAAGAAAGATAATCCAACTTTAGTCGTATTTGACGAAGCACTTTTAGACACGGTAACTGATCTGGTTGAATATCCAAATGTTCTGAAAGGCACTTTTCCTGAAGAGTTCTTAAAGGTTCCTGATATTGTGCTTGAGGCGGCAATGAAATCTCATCAAAAATATTTCCCTGTTATTAAGGGAAAACAACTTGAACTTACTAACAAGTTTGTTTTTGTCTCTAATATGAAAGGCAATGAAGAACAAATCATAGAGGGGAATGAGAGAGTGCTTAACGCAAGACTTGCCGATGCTAAATTCTTCTGGGATGAGGATAAAAAAACAAGTTTGGAAGAACGCGCGAAACAAATAATGGAGGCAAGAAATGCTCATCAGTTTGGAACGCTGCCTAAAAGAATCAGAGCGATAGAAAGATTAGCAAAGGTGGTAAATAAGAATGTAGGCGTAGATTCAAAAATACTTAAGAAAGTATGTGAATTATGCAAAGCTGATCTGGGAACTCATATGGTTGAGGAGTTTCCTGAACTTCAGGGGGAAATAGGCGGAGAATATGCAAGAGAGGGCAATGTCCCTGAAGAAGTTAGTTCAGGCATAGCTTGTCATTATTATCCAAGATTTGCAGAGGATAAACTTCCGAATACAAAGGCGGGAAGCGTGGTTTCTATATCAGATAAGATGAATGCGATTGTGTCTCATGTTATTGAAAATGAGAACGCAATAACCGGTTCAGGCGATAAATTCGCTTTAAGAAGACAGGCAATAGGAATTCTTAGAATAATTCTTGAAAGAGAATATGACATTGATCTGGAGAATATAATTGGCGAGTGTATAAAACTTTATAAAATCAGTGAAGATGAACATGAGAGGGTTTTTCGCATGGTCGTTGATTTCTTCAAACAAAGATTAAAAAACATTCTTATAAGTTGGCATTTTCACAGATATGATTTTGTTGATGCTGTGCTTAATACTCATGGTTTTAAACCGGCAGAACAGGATAAAATTCTGTACGCACTTTCTAAACCAAGTAAAAATGATTTTGAATCAATAACAACCTCTTTTAAGCGTATTTCCAATATTCTGAAACAGGCAAGAGAAAGAGGGATAAAGTTTATTTATTTTAACAAGAAAAAACTTGTTGAGCCTGAAGAAAAGACACTTGCTAAAAAGTTTTTAGATATCAGTAAAAGCGTAAACAAATTAATGAAGGGAAAAGAGTATATTAAGGCATTTAGTCAGATTATAAGTCTGAAAAAACCTTTAGATGATTTTTTTGACAAGGTTATGGTAATGAATGAAAATCATGCCTTGAGAAACAACCGCCTTGCATTCCTGCAGGAAATAGAGAATATGTTTTTACAGCTTGCCAATTTCTCGTATGTCGTAACAGAAAAAAACAGGTAA
- a CDS encoding glycine--tRNA ligase subunit alpha, which yields MTFQEIISALTEYWAKQGCVIAQPYDLEVGAGTFSPYTFLRVLDGKPWKAAYVQPSRRPTDGRYGENPNRLGRYYQYQVILKPSPDNVQDIYLNSIKELGINLSKHDIRFVEDDWESPTLGATGLGWEVWLDGMEITQFTYFQQVGGIELNPISVELTYGLERIAMYLQGKENVFDIDWTNEFKYGDVYKDNEREFSIYNFEKADTKIQFKLFVMYEKEAGRLIEEKLVLPAYDYTLKCSHVFNVLDARGVIGVAERAKFIQRVRKLACMCANTYLGKE from the coding sequence ATGACATTTCAAGAAATCATATCAGCGCTTACTGAATATTGGGCGAAACAGGGTTGTGTAATTGCACAACCCTATGATCTTGAGGTTGGAGCAGGGACTTTCAGCCCTTATACCTTTCTAAGAGTGCTTGATGGAAAACCATGGAAAGCAGCCTATGTTCAGCCGTCCAGAAGACCGACGGACGGAAGATATGGAGAAAATCCAAATAGACTTGGCCGCTATTATCAATATCAGGTAATACTGAAACCTTCTCCTGATAATGTGCAGGACATATATCTGAATAGCATAAAAGAGCTGGGGATAAATCTCTCCAAACACGATATAAGGTTTGTTGAAGATGACTGGGAATCTCCCACACTTGGAGCGACAGGACTTGGCTGGGAAGTTTGGCTTGACGGTATGGAGATAACTCAGTTCACGTATTTTCAGCAGGTTGGAGGAATTGAGCTCAATCCTATATCAGTTGAATTGACTTATGGCTTGGAGCGCATTGCAATGTATCTTCAGGGAAAAGAAAATGTCTTTGATATTGATTGGACAAATGAATTTAAATACGGAGATGTTTACAAGGATAATGAAAGAGAGTTTTCTATATATAACTTTGAGAAGGCTGATACAAAGATACAGTTTAAACTATTTGTTATGTACGAAAAAGAGGCAGGAAGACTGATAGAAGAAAAACTGGTTCTTCCAGCATACGATTATACATTGAAATGCTCTCACGTCTTTAATGTTCTGGATGCAAGAGGAGTTATAGGAGTAGCAGAAAGAGCCAAATTCATACAAAGAGTAAGAAAACTGGCTTGTATGTGCGCAAATACATATCTTGGGAAAGAATGA
- the recO gene encoding DNA repair protein RecO: MSIQTTEAVVLRSTNFAESSKIVTFYSPQFGNIKGIAKGARSAKNKFGSSLEIFSHVTLVFYQKKTDIQLVSQCDLKNTFLNIRNNIVKIAYASYFIELINKTTEGAQECEQIFSLLLNALITLETTNVEPKVLTHFFEIKLLKMLGCIPVFDRCVNCGAKILNARFSLSLGGVLNRECWEADESALRVSLGTILTVQHLQSSDFSDISRLKLSKLSSKELKLMLESYIKYTLVRELKSLKFLEQITSI; the protein is encoded by the coding sequence TTGAGTATCCAAACTACAGAGGCAGTCGTTCTTAGAAGTACAAATTTCGCAGAATCCAGCAAAATCGTTACATTCTATTCTCCTCAATTTGGCAACATAAAAGGAATTGCAAAAGGTGCTAGAAGCGCAAAAAACAAGTTCGGCAGCAGCTTGGAGATATTTAGTCACGTTACTTTGGTCTTTTATCAGAAGAAAACAGATATTCAGCTTGTTAGCCAATGTGATCTAAAAAATACATTTTTAAATATACGTAATAATATAGTTAAAATAGCTTATGCATCATATTTTATAGAACTTATAAATAAAACTACTGAAGGGGCTCAAGAGTGCGAGCAGATTTTCAGCTTACTTCTTAATGCCTTAATTACATTAGAAACTACTAATGTGGAACCAAAAGTTCTCACGCACTTTTTTGAAATCAAGCTTTTGAAAATGCTTGGATGCATACCTGTTTTTGATAGGTGTGTGAATTGTGGAGCAAAGATACTCAATGCAAGATTCAGTCTCAGTCTCGGGGGCGTTCTTAATAGGGAATGCTGGGAAGCAGATGAAAGTGCTCTTCGGGTATCTCTAGGCACTATACTGACTGTACAGCATTTGCAATCATCAGACTTCTCAGACATTTCCCGTTTAAAACTCAGTAAATTATCTAGTAAAGAGCTTAAACTAATGCTAGAATCCTATATAAAATATACATTGGTTAGGGAACTAAAATCACTAAAATTTTTAGAACAAATTACAAGCATATGA